In Colletotrichum destructivum chromosome 8, complete sequence, the following proteins share a genomic window:
- a CDS encoding Putative major facilitator superfamily, MFS transporter superfamily: MASVDEKVGWMSLPKKDQLAILFLLRFAEPAVRYSSSTYLYYQLESLDPTLSSGQIVRQSAAIQAAYIIGQCLSSLLLSKLADSPRGGRKLVLLLGTGASLLSCGSFGFIRHFYQGVLLWGLEGVFNGNVATCRTVVTEVVQEKKYLSRAFVGFAMATNLAILLSPMMGGQLANLAGRYPARFGNSAFLKTYPYAPPALANTVILLVAFLVMFFFLEETSPHVRNHHDPTAAIAKRIKSWFSPRRQTTSYTRLDVDELSTGVEDVPLMETDSDDSNTLRSPSSSAGDDDTGSRETLSTEPKRKMPPVLPLRRMWTRNLVLMLIVSSIHDSHLAAYTSLWVNFLSDPVVRHAKGDALPFRFSGGVGMAPSDIGWTLSVIGVLGLPLQFWVYPRVSQKLGALGTWRIFMRGFPVIYTIAPYIAVVGRLTPSVSEGQGTHSIAVWGLAICVQLAMIGCAVFVTPSQLMLIRLASPHPSALARTHSIAFVSSGAARAFGSAVSGVIYSYGTSHAFTGLAFWILAAVSVSVCCLTLACREGNGHEIWLPGDEE, from the exons ATGGCTTCAGTTGACGAAAAAGTAGGATGGATGTCTTTGCCCAAGAAAGACCAACTGGCCATCCTGTTCCTGCTTCGCTTCGCTGAGCCCGCTGTCAGATATTCCAGTTCT ACTTACTTGTACTACCAACTCGAGTCTTTGGACCCAACATTATCATCCGGACAGATCGTGAGGCAGTCGGCAGCGATCCAAGCTGCTTACATCATAGGCCAATGCCTGTCATCCCTCCTTCTCAGCAAACTCGCCGACTCCCCGAGGGGGGGTCGCAAGCTGGTTCTCCTGCTCGGTACGGGGGCTTCAC TCCTCAGCTGCGGCTCCTTTGGCTTCATTCGGCATTTCTACCAAGGCGTCCTCCTATGGGGTCTTGAAGGCGTCTTCAACGGCAACGTCGCAACGTGTCGAACGGTCGTCACCGAGGTGGTTCAGGAGAAAAA GTATTTGTCGAGAGCTTTTGTAGGCTTCGCAATGGCGACCAATCTGGCCATTCTCCTGAGCCCAATGATGGGAGGCCAGTTGGCCAATCTCGCCGGTAGGTATCCAGCGAGGTTCGGCAACAGTGCGTTCCTGAAGACCTATCCGTATGCTCCCCCGGCACTCGCCAATaccgtcatcctcctcgtcgcatTCCTGGTCATGTTCTTTTTTCTAGAAGAG ACGTCTCCGCATGTACGGAACCATCACGACCCCACCGCGGCCATCGCAAAGAGAATCAAGTCTTGGTTTTCGCCCAGACGACAGACCACTTCATACACACGCTTggatgtcgacgagctctCAACGGGCGTGGAAGACGTGCCTCTCATGGAGACCGACAGCGACGACTCGAATACCTTGCGGTCGCCAAGCAGCAGcgcaggcgacgacgatacAGGTAGCCGGGAGACTCTATCCACAGAGCCGAAGCGCAAGATGCCCCCGGTACTCCCTCTCCGACGCATGTGGACCAGAAACCTGGTTCTGATGCTCATCGTCTCATCGATCCACGACAGTCACCTGGCTGCGTACACATCCCTCTGGGTCAACTTCCTGAGCGACCCCGTGGTCCGGCATGCCAAGGGCGACGCCCTGCCCTTTCGGTTCTCGGGCGGAGTGGGCATGGCCCCGTCCGATATTGGCTGGACTCTCTCCGTCATTGGCGTGTTGGGTTTGCCCTTGCAGTTCTGGGTATACCCGCGAGTAAGCCAGAAGCTGGGCGCCTTGGGTACATGGCGAATCTTCATGCGAGGCTTCCCCGTCATCTACACCATCGCGCCGTAcattgccgtcgtcggcaggCTGACGCCATCGGTATCGGAAGGCCAAGGCACTCACAGCATTGCTGTTTGGGGGCTGGCAATCTGCGTGCAGCTGGCCATGATCGGTtgcgccgtcttcgtcacgCCATCGCAGCTGATGCTCATCAGACT TGCATCGCCTCATCCGTCCGCCCTTGCGCGCACGCACAGCATTGCTTTTGTCTCGAGCGGCGCAGCTCGCGCTTTCGGTtcggccgtctcgggcgTGATCTATAGCTATGGAACATCACACGCATTCACGGGCTTGGCGTTTTGGATTCTGGCCGCCGTTTCGGTATCTGTTTGTTGCCTGACCCTGGCCTGTAGAGAGGGCAACGGGCACGAGATCTGGCTGCCTGGGGATGAGGAATAA
- a CDS encoding Putative mycotoxin biosynthesis protein UstYa produces MFPFKTSASEFETTDRGQYKVLDDPTDDDLGRTPLKELGHLRKRLRFYQVGFYTVLAFQALAVVYWAFLGHADSHSSVTYRELEWSGLLGEDWNGLVPNGVGQPLKPVYFGPDHPYYMPEDIFDDFDKSMAMIDKWKSMHNGSSVLVDKDAPRVKRIKPDGDVAEMEPFWPWEPRADGKQIYAIRGFHQMHCIFVISEEFTFHYNRVNETKWTAGHVAHCINTVRDAIMCMADSQPLSFANGYKVGHATDDQAMMCRDWKALHAWVSDPSRGVRVKNDAPPGSKSDKIVPIIPYPELTEAELKGDA; encoded by the exons ATGTTTCCCTTCAAAACCAGTGCGTCTGAATTTGAGACCACGGACCGTGGGCAGTACAAGGTCCTTGATGACCCAACCGACGATGACCTTGGAAGAACGCCGCTGAAGGAGCTGGGACACCTGAGGAAGCGTCTGCGGTTCTACCAAGTCGGCTTTTACACGGTTCTCGCCTTCCAAGCCCTGGCCGTTGTCTACTGGGCTTTCCTGGGCCATGCCGACTCACACTCCTCCGTCACGTATCGCGAACTAGAATGGAGCGGTTTGCTTGGAGAGGACTGGAACGGCCTTGTTCCTAACG GTGTTGGCCAGCCGCTGAAGCCGGTTTATTTTGGTCCGGACCATCCCTACTACATGCCCGAGGATATTTTCGACGATTTCGACAAGTCCATGGCCATGATTGACAAGTGGAAATCGATGCATAACG GCTCCAGCGTGCTTGTCGACAAAGACGCGCCTCGTGTCAAGAGAATCAAGCCGGATGGTGATGTAGCCGAGATGGAGCCGTTCTGGCCGTGGGAGCCTCGCGCCGATGGCAAGCAGATCTATGCCATCCGCGGGTTTCACCAGATGCACTGCATA TTTGTCATCTCGGAAGAGTTCACCTTCCATTACAACAGGGTCAACGAGACCAAGTGGACAGCCGGGCACGTGGCGCATTGCATCAACACGGTCCGCGACGCCATCATGTGCATGGCGGACTCCCAGCCGTTGTCCTTTGCGAACGGCTACAAGGTCGGGCACGCGACGGACGACCAGGCCATGATGTGCCGCGACTGGAAAGCGTTGCACGCCTGGGTCAGCGACCCGAGCCGGGGCGTGCGGGTGAAGAATGACGCGCCGCCGGGGAGCAAGTCGGACAAGATCGTGCCCATCATTCCGTACCCAGAGCTGACGGAGGCGGAACTCAAGGGCGATGCGTGA
- a CDS encoding Putative short-chain dehydrogenase/reductase SDR, NAD(P)-binding domain superfamily has protein sequence MSFPYKSVLLVGATSGIGAGMADKLVSVGAKVIAVGRRQDRLDSFVEKHGDPSKAAAIRFDVTDTEGMDAFVQKVLTEHPDLDCVFLNSGVQSMTRLSRPAEFDLAAFHNEINVNFSSLVNLMIKFLPHLQAKTTPTGLIVTGTHLGVVPAVTLAAYSASKAALTSFVDCLREQNRHKPTKIVEIYPPVVQSELHDYAGPRGRTYGMPLDEFTEKAYAELLTGDELIVIDSIAIEPRETYMKLVEERRRIFTKLSGVMLKHFEL, from the exons ATGTCTTTCCCGTACAAGAGtgttcttctcgtcggcgccaccTCCGGCATCGGGGCCGGCATGGCCGACAAGCTTGTCAGCGTGGGCGCGAAGGTgatcgccgtcggccgccgccaagacaGGCTGGACAGCTTCGTCGAGAAGCACGGCGACCCTAGCAAGGCGGCCGCCATCAGGTTCGATGTCACAGACACCGAGGGCATGGATGCGTTTGTCCAAAA GGTCCTCACCGAGCACCCGGACCTGGACTGCGTGTTCCTCAACTCGGGCGTCCAGAGCATGACCAGGCTGtcgcggccggccgagttcgacCTGGCCGCGTTCCACAACGAGATCAACGTCAACTTCTCCAGCCTCGTCAACCTTATGATCAAGTTCCTCCCTCACCTGCAGGCCAAGACGACACCCACGGGCCTGATCGTGACCGGCACCCacctcggcgtcgtgccGGCCGTCACTCTCGCTGCTTACTCGGCTTCCAAAGCCGCCCTGACTTCTTTTGTGGATTGTCTCCGCGAACAGAACCGCCACAAGCCCACCAAGATTGTCGAGATCTACCCCCCAGTCGTGCAAA GTGAGCTTCATGACTACGCAGGACCGCGGGGCCGCACGTACGGCATGCCGCTGGACGAGTTCACCGAGAAGGCGTATGCGGAGTTGCTTACGGGGGATGAGCTGATTGTGATTGACTCCATTGCCATTGAGCCCCGAGAGACGTACATGAAGCTGGTAGAGGAGCGGCGGAGGATTTTCACCAAGCTCTCGGGTGTCATGCTTAAGCACTTTGAACTATGA